In a single window of the Phaeobacter sp. G2 genome:
- a CDS encoding peroxiredoxin, whose translation MGLRINDVVPNFTADTDQGEISFHDWIGDSWAILFSHPKDFTPVCTTEFSAVAQLNDEWAKRGTKVIGVSVDGVEDHKKWKGDIEKYGNAAAGFPIIADEGLAVSKAFDMLPAEAYMPDGRTPADSATVRSVFIIGPDKQLKLSMTYPMSVGRNFAEILRALDGLQMATGNGVATPANWVPGEDVIIPPTVSNEDATAKFGEFETIFPYLRKTKAPE comes from the coding sequence ATGGGTTTGCGCATTAATGATGTCGTTCCGAATTTCACGGCTGACACCGACCAGGGAGAGATCAGTTTTCACGATTGGATCGGTGACAGCTGGGCCATCCTGTTTTCCCACCCCAAGGATTTCACCCCTGTGTGCACCACCGAGTTTTCCGCTGTTGCGCAGTTGAATGACGAATGGGCCAAGCGCGGCACCAAGGTGATTGGTGTTTCCGTTGATGGTGTTGAGGACCACAAAAAGTGGAAAGGCGACATCGAGAAATACGGCAATGCCGCCGCTGGCTTCCCGATCATCGCGGATGAAGGTCTGGCGGTCTCTAAAGCCTTTGATATGCTGCCCGCCGAAGCCTATATGCCCGACGGTCGTACCCCTGCCGATAGCGCCACTGTGCGTTCGGTCTTTATCATTGGGCCAGACAAACAGCTGAAGCTGTCGATGACCTACCCGATGTCCGTGGGGCGTAACTTTGCCGAAATCCTGCGCGCCCTGGACGGGTTGCAGATGGCGACCGGCAATGGCGTGGCCACTCCGGCCAACTGGGTGCCTGGTGAAGATGTGATCATCCCGCCCACTGTGTCGAACGAGGACGCCACAGCAAAGTTTGGCGAGTTCGAGACCATCTTCCCCTATCTGCGCAAAACCAAAGCGCCGGAATAA
- a CDS encoding glycosyltransferase family 25 protein, giving the protein MHSLIIHMPGSGKRAANVEHLLFTLPDAEVIEAVNGRAVAAEVSDILHPGDLHKPSYPFRLSPGEIGCFLSHRRCWQRIVDAGWDYALIVEDDLALDHSLWADVLMLITEQASTDSFIRLPAKRREVPVAQHAQQGESKLFLPRVIGLQTVAQIVGRAAAKRLLAATEQLDRPVDTFLQMHWIHQQQIQTILPNGVSEQTEALGGSTIQKRKSGSKLGREFKRSLYRAQVSTRPQRD; this is encoded by the coding sequence ATGCATTCGCTGATCATTCATATGCCTGGCAGCGGCAAACGTGCCGCCAATGTGGAGCACCTGCTGTTTACGCTCCCCGATGCCGAAGTCATTGAGGCCGTGAACGGGCGCGCGGTGGCTGCGGAGGTCAGTGACATCCTGCACCCCGGTGATCTGCACAAGCCAAGCTACCCTTTCCGCCTCTCCCCCGGAGAAATCGGCTGCTTTCTGTCGCATCGGCGCTGTTGGCAGCGCATTGTCGATGCAGGTTGGGACTATGCCCTAATTGTCGAAGATGATCTGGCGCTTGACCACTCTCTCTGGGCTGATGTGCTGATGCTGATCACAGAACAGGCCAGTACCGATAGCTTTATCCGGCTGCCAGCCAAGCGCCGGGAGGTGCCTGTGGCGCAACACGCGCAGCAGGGGGAGAGCAAGCTATTCCTGCCCAGGGTCATCGGCCTGCAAACCGTTGCACAGATCGTGGGTCGCGCCGCTGCCAAGCGGTTGCTGGCGGCCACCGAACAGCTGGACCGCCCCGTAGATACCTTTTTGCAGATGCATTGGATTCATCAGCAGCAAATCCAGACCATCCTGCCCAATGGGGTCTCGGAACAGACAGAGGCCCTTGGCGGCTCCACCATTCAAAAACGCAAATCCGGCAGTAAGCTGGGCCGCGAATTCAAACGCAGCCTCTACCGGGCGCAGGTTTCAACCCGGCCGCAAAGAGACTGA
- the pnp gene encoding polyribonucleotide nucleotidyltransferase, with protein MFNVTKKSMQWGEETLTLETGKVARQADGSVIATLGETSVMANVTFARKQKPGQDFFPLTVHYQEKYYAAGKVPGGFFKREARPTEKETLTARLIDRPIRPLFVPGFKNEVLVMCTVLSHDLVNDPDMVAMIAASAALTLSGAPFMGPIAAARVGFEGGEYVLNPTVDDMQDLRLNPEQRLDLVVAGTKDAVMMVESEAYELSEAEMLGAVKFAHDAIQPVIDLIISLAEDAAKEPFDFAAPDYADLFEAVKAAGETEMRAAFAISDKQERTSAVAAARETIKAALNEEQLDDANLGSAMKKLEAGILRGDVVKTGKRIDGRATDEIRDIVSETGLLPRTHGSALFTRGETQGLVVTTLGTGDDEQFIDALHGNFKSNFLLHYNFPPYSVGEVGRVGGPGRREIGHGKLAWRALQAVLPAATDFPYTIRVVSEITESNGSSSMASVCGGSLSMMDAGVPLKAPVAGVAMGLILEDDGSYAILSDILGDEDHLGDMDFKVAGTEAGITSLQMDIKIAGITPEIMEKALEQAKAGRIHILGEMNKALSGAADFSIHAPRIETMQVPTDKIREVIGSGGKVIREIVEVSGAKVDINDEGIIKIASPNGDSIKKAYDMIYSIVAEPEEGKIYTGKVVKIVDFGAFVNFFGKRDGLVHVSQIENRRLNHPSDVLKEGQEVKVKLLGFDDRGKVRLSMKMIDQETGEEMAPEKKED; from the coding sequence ATGTTCAACGTTACGAAAAAATCTATGCAGTGGGGCGAAGAGACGCTGACACTGGAAACGGGCAAGGTTGCCCGTCAGGCTGATGGCTCTGTCATCGCCACACTGGGTGAAACCAGCGTTATGGCCAACGTGACTTTTGCCCGTAAGCAAAAGCCCGGTCAGGACTTCTTTCCTCTGACAGTCCACTACCAGGAAAAATACTATGCCGCGGGTAAAGTACCCGGCGGTTTCTTCAAGCGCGAAGCGCGCCCAACCGAAAAAGAAACACTGACTGCGCGCCTGATCGACCGTCCGATCCGCCCGCTGTTTGTTCCCGGCTTCAAAAACGAAGTTCTGGTCATGTGCACCGTGCTGAGCCACGACCTGGTCAATGACCCGGACATGGTTGCAATGATCGCGGCCTCCGCCGCGCTGACCCTGTCTGGTGCGCCCTTCATGGGTCCAATCGCAGCGGCCCGCGTTGGTTTTGAAGGCGGCGAATACGTCCTCAACCCAACCGTTGACGACATGCAGGACCTGCGCCTGAACCCTGAACAGCGCCTGGATCTGGTTGTTGCCGGCACCAAAGACGCGGTGATGATGGTTGAATCCGAAGCCTATGAGCTGTCGGAAGCCGAAATGCTGGGCGCGGTTAAATTCGCCCATGACGCCATTCAGCCGGTGATCGACCTGATCATCTCGCTGGCGGAAGACGCGGCAAAAGAGCCGTTTGACTTTGCAGCACCGGATTATGCAGATCTGTTTGAAGCGGTAAAAGCTGCCGGTGAAACCGAAATGCGCGCTGCCTTTGCAATCAGCGACAAGCAAGAGCGCACCAGTGCTGTTGCCGCTGCCCGCGAAACCATCAAGGCCGCTCTGAACGAAGAGCAGCTGGACGATGCCAACCTTGGCTCGGCGATGAAGAAGCTGGAAGCTGGCATTCTGCGTGGCGACGTTGTCAAAACCGGTAAGCGTATCGATGGCCGTGCCACCGACGAAATCCGCGACATCGTGTCTGAAACCGGCCTGCTGCCACGGACCCACGGCTCTGCCCTGTTCACCCGTGGTGAAACCCAGGGTCTGGTTGTGACCACTTTGGGCACCGGCGACGACGAGCAGTTCATCGACGCGCTGCACGGCAACTTCAAATCCAACTTCCTGCTGCACTATAACTTCCCTCCCTATTCGGTTGGTGAAGTTGGTCGTGTGGGCGGCCCCGGCCGTCGTGAAATTGGTCACGGTAAGCTGGCATGGCGTGCGCTTCAGGCGGTTCTGCCTGCGGCAACCGACTTCCCCTACACCATCCGCGTGGTCTCCGAGATCACCGAATCCAACGGTTCCTCCTCGATGGCCTCCGTTTGTGGTGGCTCCCTGTCGATGATGGATGCGGGCGTTCCGCTGAAAGCACCGGTTGCTGGTGTTGCCATGGGTCTGATCCTGGAAGACGACGGTTCTTATGCGATCCTGTCCGACATTCTGGGCGACGAAGATCACCTGGGCGACATGGACTTCAAAGTGGCCGGTACCGAAGCAGGCATCACCTCGCTGCAGATGGACATCAAGATCGCAGGCATCACGCCCGAGATCATGGAAAAAGCCCTGGAGCAGGCCAAAGCTGGCCGTATCCACATCCTGGGCGAGATGAACAAAGCGCTGTCCGGTGCTGCGGACTTCTCGATCCACGCGCCCCGCATCGAGACCATGCAGGTGCCCACCGACAAGATCCGTGAAGTGATCGGGTCCGGCGGTAAGGTCATCCGTGAGATCGTTGAAGTCTCCGGCGCCAAGGTCGACATCAATGACGAAGGCATCATCAAGATCGCATCGCCCAACGGCGACTCGATCAAGAAAGCCTACGACATGATCTATTCGATCGTGGCCGAGCCCGAAGAAGGCAAAATCTACACCGGTAAAGTTGTCAAAATTGTCGACTTTGGTGCCTTTGTGAACTTCTTTGGCAAGCGCGACGGCCTGGTGCACGTGTCCCAGATCGAAAACCGCCGCCTGAACCACCCTTCGGATGTTCTGAAGGAAGGTCAGGAAGTGAAAGTGAAGCTCTTGGGCTTCGACGATCGCGGCAAGGTGCGTCTGTCGATGAAAATGATCGATCAGGAAACCGGCGAAGAAATGGCTCCTGAGAAAAAAGAAGACTAA
- a CDS encoding FkbM family methyltransferase, whose protein sequence is MASLKRWIDLKRNPWKAPLHKGMKAWKADKASDSHLLQYDDLPEQPVVLDIGGYEGGWSDVVLAVRPAAIIHIFEPHPGFAKELRRKFSANANITVHECAIGAQPGQITLSDSADASSAFGAKSGQTYVAEVRSVADFFAASGLQSVDLAKINIEGGEYDLLPGLIDTGLIGRIKRLQVQFHLFDPSWSADRDAIRKQLDATHSCAWCYTFVWEEWRLK, encoded by the coding sequence GTGGCATCTCTTAAGCGTTGGATCGATCTCAAGCGAAACCCGTGGAAGGCGCCGCTGCACAAGGGGATGAAGGCCTGGAAAGCTGACAAGGCTTCGGATAGCCATCTGTTGCAGTATGACGACCTGCCTGAGCAGCCGGTTGTTCTGGATATCGGTGGCTATGAAGGCGGCTGGAGTGACGTGGTCCTGGCGGTTCGGCCTGCGGCGATCATTCATATTTTTGAGCCTCACCCAGGTTTTGCCAAAGAGTTGCGTCGCAAGTTTTCAGCCAATGCAAACATCACGGTCCACGAGTGTGCCATTGGCGCACAGCCGGGGCAGATAACGCTGAGCGATTCTGCGGATGCCTCCTCTGCCTTTGGGGCAAAATCCGGTCAGACCTATGTGGCCGAGGTCCGCTCGGTTGCGGATTTCTTTGCCGCGTCAGGTTTGCAAAGCGTCGATCTGGCCAAAATCAATATTGAAGGCGGGGAATACGATCTGTTGCCGGGGTTGATCGATACCGGGCTGATCGGGCGGATCAAACGGCTTCAGGTGCAGTTTCACCTGTTTGATCCCTCGTGGAGCGCCGATCGCGACGCCATTAGAAAGCAGCTGGATGCAACCCATTCCTGCGCCTGGTGTTATACCTTCGTCTGGGAGGAATGGCGCCTGAAATAG